One Rhodoferax ferrireducens T118 DNA segment encodes these proteins:
- a CDS encoding alpha/beta hydrolase, giving the protein MSLKTVLAGPLLLFATLAIPAVVSAAQAGARAPLVIQAQGSFAVGGTVIQNPGTFDQFKPSPEGQSFHGDHAYVYYQVPVNARPLPLVMWHGAGQSSKTWETTPDGREGFQNIFVRRGFPVYLLDQPRRGKAGRSTVPFNVTTNPDEQIWFNQFRLGVWPNFFTNAQFSHDPEALDQYFRQMAPNTGPYDAEVISDATAALFKRIGPGVLITHSQAGGPGWLAAMKAPNVRAIVSYEPGSGFVFPKEELPAPLKSAGGSLEAVGVSMDDFMKLTRIPIIIFYGDNIPAKPMANPGQDSWRIRLEMARLWRDAVNRHGGDVTVVHLPEVGIRGNTHFAFSDLNNANIADLLSNFLKSRHLD; this is encoded by the coding sequence ATGTCACTTAAGACAGTGCTGGCCGGACCGCTACTCCTGTTCGCAACGCTTGCCATACCTGCAGTCGTATCCGCCGCGCAAGCAGGAGCCCGTGCGCCGTTGGTCATTCAAGCGCAAGGCAGTTTTGCGGTTGGCGGTACTGTCATTCAAAACCCAGGCACCTTTGACCAGTTCAAACCCAGTCCAGAGGGACAGAGCTTCCACGGCGATCACGCCTATGTGTACTACCAGGTGCCGGTCAATGCACGGCCGTTGCCACTGGTCATGTGGCATGGGGCCGGGCAATCCTCCAAGACATGGGAGACCACGCCGGACGGTCGCGAGGGATTTCAAAACATCTTTGTGCGCCGCGGCTTCCCCGTCTACCTGCTGGATCAACCGCGCCGAGGCAAGGCTGGACGCAGTACCGTACCTTTCAATGTGACGACCAACCCGGATGAGCAGATATGGTTCAACCAATTTCGGCTCGGTGTGTGGCCAAATTTCTTCACCAATGCGCAGTTCTCACACGACCCGGAGGCACTGGACCAGTATTTCCGCCAGATGGCCCCAAATACTGGCCCTTATGACGCTGAAGTGATTTCAGATGCCACTGCAGCACTGTTCAAAAGAATCGGGCCTGGCGTCTTGATTACGCACTCTCAGGCAGGTGGTCCGGGCTGGTTGGCTGCAATGAAGGCCCCCAATGTGCGCGCCATCGTTTCCTATGAGCCGGGAAGTGGTTTTGTGTTCCCCAAAGAAGAGTTGCCCGCGCCATTGAAGAGCGCCGGTGGCTCGCTGGAAGCGGTAGGCGTTTCTATGGATGACTTCATGAAACTCACCCGCATTCCAATCATCATCTTCTACGGCGACAACATTCCCGCCAAGCCAATGGCCAACCCGGGGCAAGACTCCTGGCGCATCAGACTGGAGATGGCGCGCCTGTGGCGAGATGCGGTAAATCGCCACGGCGGGGATGTCACGGTTGTGCATTTGCCCGAAGTGGGCATCCGCGGCAATACGCACTTCGCATTCTCGGACCTCAACAACGCAAATATTGCTGACTTGCTGTCGAACTTCCTGAAGTCCAGGCACTTGGACTAA
- a CDS encoding RcnB family protein, with protein sequence MKSKAAISAIMAVTMSMGGFSFAQGNGNRQDEYRNGQAQRGDQQNGRGQQDRRDHNARRPLPPQYQSHPNDSAHRGERGAGPDHAFYRGERIPAQYRSRQYVVDDWRGHQLSAPPRGYHWVQTGGDYVLVAIATGVILQLLLSN encoded by the coding sequence ATGAAAAGTAAAGCAGCTATTTCGGCCATCATGGCCGTGACGATGAGCATGGGAGGATTTTCTTTCGCACAGGGCAATGGGAATCGCCAAGACGAGTATAGAAATGGACAGGCGCAGCGTGGCGACCAGCAGAATGGTCGGGGACAGCAAGATCGTCGTGACCACAATGCGCGCCGACCGCTTCCCCCTCAATACCAGTCACACCCAAACGACAGTGCACATCGTGGTGAACGTGGCGCAGGTCCAGACCATGCGTTTTATAGGGGCGAGCGTATTCCAGCACAGTACCGCAGCAGGCAATACGTGGTGGACGACTGGCGTGGCCACCAACTGAGTGCACCACCGCGCGGCTACCATTGGGTCCAAACCGGGGGCGACTATGTTTTAGTTGCAATCGCCACTGGGGTGATTCTGCAATTACTTTTAAGTAATTGA
- a CDS encoding mechanosensitive ion channel family protein: protein MDTGRIATWMDQAQPILVAFGLKVVGAIAVFVVGRWLISLVTKLVGAAMTRQQLDPTVQRYLVSFITVALNIILVVAILGYFGVETTSFAALVAGAGVAIGAAWSGLLGNFAAGIFLLVLRPYQVADYVMIGGIEGTVLELGLFGTTLTTPDNVKTLVGNGKIMGSDIKNYSANPYRRVELVAQLAGSADLHKAIALLKQEVSKVANINTTPPVDVEILEFNEFGPKLAVRPHCHTEHYWQVYFDTNKTIADTLGAAGFPVATRPVKVYPI, encoded by the coding sequence ATGGACACGGGAAGAATTGCCACGTGGATGGATCAGGCACAACCCATTCTGGTGGCCTTTGGCCTGAAGGTCGTCGGCGCCATTGCGGTCTTTGTCGTGGGTCGCTGGTTGATCAGCTTGGTGACGAAGCTGGTGGGTGCCGCCATGACCCGGCAACAGCTGGACCCCACGGTGCAGCGCTATCTTGTCAGCTTCATCACGGTCGCGCTGAACATCATCCTGGTGGTCGCCATCCTGGGTTATTTCGGTGTTGAGACGACTTCGTTTGCCGCCTTGGTGGCTGGTGCCGGCGTGGCCATTGGTGCGGCGTGGAGCGGATTGCTCGGCAATTTTGCGGCGGGCATCTTCCTGCTGGTGCTACGCCCCTATCAGGTCGCTGACTACGTGATGATTGGTGGCATCGAGGGTACGGTGCTGGAACTGGGTCTGTTCGGCACGACGCTCACCACTCCCGACAACGTCAAGACCCTCGTCGGCAATGGCAAGATCATGGGCAGTGACATCAAAAACTACTCCGCCAATCCTTATCGTCGGGTCGAACTGGTGGCGCAACTCGCGGGCAGCGCCGATCTTCACAAGGCGATTGCTCTGTTGAAACAGGAGGTGTCGAAGGTGGCCAATATCAACACGACCCCACCGGTCGACGTCGAGATCCTGGAATTCAACGAGTTTGGCCCCAAGCTCGCGGTGCGGCCCCATTGCCATACCGAACACTACTGGCAAGTCTATTTCGATACCAACAAGACGATTGCGGATACCCTGGGCGCTGCGGGCTTCCCGGTCGCAACCCGCCCAGTCAAGGTCTACCCGATTTGA
- a CDS encoding SDR family oxidoreductase, which produces MKTVLITGANRGIGLEHVHRFAKRGIQVLAAVRSPTDAVELHKLADTPGNFITVLPYDASDPAAPAGLKAALGDTSIDLLFANAGVMGERKQSFGSVDVEEVLHLVRVNSLAPLKLAEALADNVANSANKLIALQSSQMGSIGDNSSGGYYAYRVSKAALNMVAKSMSNDLRSRGVITVALHPGWVQTRMGGAGAPVTVAQCVAGQQALFDRVTLLDSGHFFNYDGRELPW; this is translated from the coding sequence ATGAAAACCGTCCTGATTACCGGCGCCAACCGTGGCATCGGTCTGGAGCACGTGCATCGCTTTGCCAAGCGTGGCATTCAAGTTCTCGCCGCCGTCAGATCACCAACTGATGCCGTGGAATTGCATAAACTGGCCGATACACCTGGCAACTTCATCACGGTCTTGCCCTATGACGCGTCTGATCCCGCAGCCCCGGCTGGTTTGAAGGCCGCGCTGGGTGACACGTCCATTGATCTTTTGTTTGCCAACGCCGGTGTCATGGGCGAGCGAAAACAGTCGTTCGGCTCTGTCGATGTTGAAGAAGTGCTGCACCTTGTCCGGGTTAATTCACTGGCCCCGTTAAAACTTGCCGAAGCCCTTGCAGACAACGTGGCGAACTCAGCCAACAAGTTGATCGCACTTCAGTCAAGCCAGATGGGTTCCATCGGTGACAACAGCTCAGGCGGCTACTACGCATACCGGGTATCCAAGGCCGCACTCAACATGGTGGCCAAAAGCATGTCAAACGATCTGAGGTCGCGTGGCGTGATTACCGTCGCTCTGCATCCAGGTTGGGTGCAGACGCGCATGGGTGGTGCAGGTGCACCCGTGACGGTCGCGCAATGTGTTGCCGGACAACAAGCGTTGTTTGATCGAGTAACCCTGTTGGACAGCGGCCACTTTTTCAATTACGACGGGCGGGAATTGCCTTGGTAG
- a CDS encoding DUF4197 domain-containing protein — protein sequence MKKIMKFMAALIVGLATTWVQAEGLAGISSSDASASVKEALTTGAKYAVSSLGKENGFLGNSKVKIPLPEPLNRVEGLMRTFGMARQADELIETMNHAAEAAVAQAGPILMDSIKKMSVKDAKDILTGGDDSVSQYFRRTSSDALTQKFRPIVKRATQKVQLGEKYNNIAGKAASAGLIDQKNADLDSYVTQKSLDGLFAMIAEQEKSLRSNPLGASSSLLKKVFGAL from the coding sequence GTGAAAAAGATCATGAAATTCATGGCTGCTTTGATTGTCGGCTTGGCCACGACATGGGTTCAGGCCGAAGGACTGGCCGGCATCAGCAGCAGCGATGCCAGTGCCAGCGTCAAGGAGGCGCTGACGACAGGTGCCAAATACGCAGTGTCCTCGCTTGGCAAGGAAAACGGTTTCCTTGGCAACAGCAAAGTCAAAATCCCATTGCCGGAACCGCTCAATCGCGTTGAAGGATTGATGCGTACCTTCGGCATGGCAAGACAGGCCGATGAACTGATCGAGACGATGAATCATGCGGCCGAAGCGGCGGTCGCCCAAGCGGGACCGATCCTGATGGATTCCATCAAGAAGATGTCAGTCAAGGACGCCAAGGATATTCTCACTGGCGGTGACGACAGCGTTTCTCAGTATTTCAGACGAACATCGAGTGACGCGTTGACACAGAAGTTCAGGCCAATCGTCAAGCGCGCTACGCAAAAGGTGCAACTTGGAGAGAAGTACAACAACATCGCCGGCAAGGCCGCCAGTGCCGGCCTCATTGACCAGAAGAATGCCGATCTCGACAGTTATGTCACCCAGAAAAGTCTGGATGGGCTTTTCGCAATGATTGCCGAACAGGAAAAGTCCCTGCGTTCAAACCCGCTGGGTGCCAGCAGCAGCTTGCTGAAAAAAGTCTTTGGTGCACTGTAA
- a CDS encoding NAD(P)H-binding protein gives MTRILILGANGQVARHTTAFFLQRTDAHLTLFLRRASRLKNPDPARASVVEGDVTYREALRAAMQGQDVVFASLTGDMAKQARTIVDAMHAAGLKRLIFISSMGIYSEVPGEKYASVLDPYRDSAAVIEASDLDYTILRPGWFTHGAEIDYQLTQKGESFRGHDVSLNSLSDLIVKLALSPTLEVRRSLGVSRA, from the coding sequence ATGACCCGCATCCTCATCCTCGGCGCCAACGGGCAAGTCGCGCGCCATACAACGGCGTTCTTCTTACAGCGCACCGACGCGCATCTCACCCTGTTCCTGCGCCGTGCCAGCCGCCTCAAGAACCCGGACCCGGCGCGGGCCAGCGTGGTTGAAGGCGATGTGACCTACCGCGAAGCGCTCAGGGCCGCCATGCAGGGACAGGACGTGGTCTTTGCCAGCCTTACCGGCGACATGGCCAAGCAGGCCCGGACGATCGTGGACGCGATGCACGCGGCCGGATTGAAGCGGCTGATCTTCATCAGCTCCATGGGCATCTACAGCGAAGTGCCGGGGGAGAAATACGCCAGCGTGCTTGACCCCTACCGAGATTCAGCCGCCGTAATCGAGGCATCTGACCTCGACTACACCATCCTGCGACCAGGCTGGTTCACCCATGGTGCCGAGATCGACTACCAGCTCACGCAGAAAGGCGAGTCATTCCGGGGTCATGACGTGTCGCTCAACAGCCTGTCTGATTTGATTGTGAAACTTGCACTATCTCCGACGCTGGAGGTGCGCCGCAGCCTGGGTGTAAGCCGGGCGTGA
- a CDS encoding cytochrome b yields the protein MNQQHTSRYDFPSRVFHWVTAVVVTIAFVLGPGGFGRLMREGIDPATRSDIVWHESLGILVFALTVLRLIWVAFRPAAPQVQMASWMQLTSKLVHVALWMLLLALPATAVLALGSKAHPLTLLGGVRVDQLPLIANASIAKLADWGDVHQFLGDAIMWIVGLHAAAAIYHHLILKDGVLSAMLPYKWFR from the coding sequence ATGAATCAACAACACACTTCCCGATACGACTTCCCCAGCCGAGTTTTTCATTGGGTTACGGCCGTTGTCGTGACCATCGCTTTCGTCCTTGGGCCGGGTGGCTTCGGTCGACTCATGCGCGAAGGCATCGATCCTGCTACCCGAAGCGACATTGTTTGGCACGAGTCCCTGGGCATATTGGTCTTCGCGTTGACCGTGTTACGCCTCATCTGGGTGGCGTTTCGTCCAGCAGCGCCGCAGGTCCAAATGGCAAGTTGGATGCAGTTGACGAGCAAGCTTGTTCACGTTGCGTTATGGATGCTTCTGTTGGCACTGCCAGCTACCGCAGTCCTGGCGCTGGGCAGTAAGGCCCATCCATTGACGCTACTCGGCGGTGTACGCGTCGACCAATTGCCCCTGATTGCCAACGCTTCAATCGCAAAACTGGCCGATTGGGGCGACGTACACCAATTTCTAGGAGATGCAATTATGTGGATTGTCGGCTTGCACGCCGCTGCCGCTATTTACCATCACTTAATTCTTAAAGATGGAGTTCTTTCTGCCATGTTGCCCTATAAGTGGTTCCGCTGA
- a CDS encoding LysR family transcriptional regulator — MPMNELRAIATFAKAVELGSLRRAAVAQGVSPQAASQTLAQLEQHLGVRLLHRTTRNLALTDEGRQLLEATQPALAALERALQRVRASKDDIAGPLRIVGPQSSFVPLLWPVIDEFCRQHPDVQPDVQLDDSIGNWVQDRVDVGFRIGAPPQDGLIARRLFPVQLIICAAPDYLARHGAPRTLEELASHRCSVFRHPGTGQVLPWYLQVDGEVVHRDMPLALSTNDTELELQAVLSGQVIAQLSGMSAAPLIREGRLVPILTQHMTDHMSVYVYYGSRTSQPARVRAFIDLAVERLHGGAAVMLSKRELTSAEAAGRKLGNHHR, encoded by the coding sequence ATGCCCATGAATGAACTGCGTGCGATTGCCACCTTCGCCAAGGCGGTGGAGTTGGGCAGCCTGCGGCGTGCCGCCGTCGCGCAAGGTGTCTCTCCTCAGGCGGCCAGCCAGACACTGGCACAACTGGAACAACACCTGGGCGTCCGATTGCTGCACCGCACGACACGCAATTTGGCGCTGACCGACGAGGGCCGGCAGTTGCTTGAGGCCACTCAGCCCGCATTGGCAGCGCTGGAGCGGGCACTACAGCGCGTTCGCGCGTCCAAGGACGACATCGCCGGGCCCTTGCGTATCGTGGGTCCCCAGTCCTCCTTTGTCCCCCTGCTATGGCCGGTGATCGACGAGTTCTGCCGACAACACCCGGATGTACAGCCCGATGTGCAACTCGATGACAGCATTGGAAACTGGGTGCAGGACCGAGTGGATGTGGGGTTTCGCATTGGCGCACCACCCCAGGACGGATTGATCGCGCGGCGGCTGTTCCCGGTGCAACTGATCATCTGTGCAGCACCGGATTACCTGGCCCGCCACGGCGCGCCAAGGACATTGGAAGAACTGGCCTCACACCGCTGCAGCGTTTTTCGCCATCCTGGCACAGGGCAGGTACTGCCGTGGTATTTGCAGGTTGATGGTGAAGTCGTCCATCGCGATATGCCCCTGGCCCTTTCGACCAACGATACTGAGTTGGAACTTCAAGCTGTGCTGTCCGGTCAGGTCATTGCTCAGCTGTCTGGCATGTCTGCCGCACCGCTCATTCGCGAAGGGCGTTTGGTCCCTATACTCACGCAACATATGACGGATCACATGAGCGTTTATGTCTACTACGGCAGCCGTACCTCGCAGCCGGCTCGGGTGCGCGCTTTTATCGATTTGGCGGTGGAGCGTTTGCATGGGGGTGCTGCGGTCATGCTGTCAAAAAGGGAACTCACTTCGGCTGAGGCGGCTGGGCGGAAATTGGGCAACCACCACCGTTGA
- the mscL gene encoding large conductance mechanosensitive channel protein MscL — protein sequence MSIASDFKEFAMKGNVVDLAVGVIIGAAFGKIVDSIVKDLIMPLVGRVVGGLDFSNYFFVLSDPPAAFRGPMTYEALTKAGVPVFAYGNFITVAVNFVILAFIIFIMIRQINRMKKETPAAPPPSTPEDIVLLRQIRDALLK from the coding sequence ATGAGCATTGCATCTGACTTCAAAGAGTTTGCCATGAAAGGCAATGTCGTCGACCTCGCGGTCGGTGTCATCATTGGTGCCGCATTCGGCAAGATCGTCGATTCGATCGTCAAAGATCTCATCATGCCGCTGGTCGGAAGGGTTGTGGGCGGTCTTGACTTTTCCAATTACTTTTTTGTGCTTTCTGACCCGCCAGCTGCGTTCAGGGGTCCGATGACCTATGAGGCACTGACCAAGGCTGGCGTTCCGGTCTTCGCCTACGGAAACTTCATCACGGTGGCTGTGAACTTCGTGATCCTGGCTTTCATCATCTTCATCATGATCCGCCAGATCAACCGCATGAAGAAAGAGACGCCTGCTGCACCACCACCTTCGACGCCGGAAGACATCGTACTTTTGCGACAGATTCGCGACGCGCTCTTGAAGTAG
- a CDS encoding YidB family protein: protein MGLFDQILSATGGLSGQQGEGGNSPLGAILQLVNNPQTGGLAGILQSFETGGLGEVVKSWVSTGQNQSISAEQIQSVLGSEQIQNFASRLGIDPDQASARLAEYLPQVIDKLTPQGTVPEGGDLLAQGMNLLKGKFFG from the coding sequence ATGGGCTTGTTCGATCAGATTCTTAGCGCGACGGGAGGTCTGTCGGGCCAACAAGGCGAAGGCGGTAACTCTCCGCTCGGCGCAATTCTTCAGTTGGTCAACAACCCCCAGACCGGTGGCCTCGCTGGAATCCTTCAGTCCTTTGAGACCGGCGGTTTAGGCGAGGTTGTCAAGTCCTGGGTCTCGACGGGTCAGAATCAATCTATCTCCGCCGAGCAAATCCAAAGTGTGCTGGGCAGCGAGCAGATCCAGAATTTTGCCAGCCGACTGGGCATCGACCCCGATCAGGCGTCAGCCCGCTTGGCTGAATATTTGCCGCAAGTGATTGATAAGCTCACACCGCAGGGCACGGTCCCAGAAGGCGGAGATCTCCTGGCGCAGGGGATGAATCTACTAAAAGGCAAGTTCTTCGGTTGA
- a CDS encoding (R)-mandelonitrile lyase: MLVSLLNPLSAQTVSANSAGSEPALVISRSGTRPPGQGSTENFTGSVKIDYLFRAEEPKRASGAYVTFSPGARTAWHTHPLGQTLIVTAGVGRVQRWGEAIEEIRPGDVVRIPPGVKHWHGAAPNNAMTHLAVQEQKDGKTVAWLEQVSDEQYLPASMGAAKTSPTPSRAQQLFGDVAPKLADLTDNVLYGDVWARPGLSPRDRSLVTVSALIAMNRPDQLRSHMTLARQNGLSQDELIETVTHLAFYAGWPSAVSAATMAKEVFAKP; this comes from the coding sequence ATGCTTGTTTCTCTGCTGAATCCGCTTTCAGCTCAAACAGTGAGTGCCAACAGTGCGGGGTCTGAACCTGCGCTTGTTATTTCTCGATCAGGCACGCGGCCACCAGGTCAGGGGTCAACCGAGAACTTCACCGGTTCAGTGAAGATTGACTACCTCTTTAGAGCAGAGGAGCCTAAACGCGCATCCGGGGCTTACGTCACGTTTTCCCCAGGAGCGCGCACTGCATGGCACACCCACCCGTTGGGTCAGACGCTGATCGTCACCGCCGGTGTCGGACGTGTTCAGCGCTGGGGGGAAGCCATTGAAGAAATCAGGCCTGGCGATGTGGTGCGGATCCCGCCTGGTGTGAAACACTGGCATGGGGCTGCACCGAATAACGCCATGACGCATTTGGCAGTGCAGGAGCAAAAGGATGGCAAGACGGTCGCCTGGTTGGAACAGGTCAGCGACGAGCAATACCTGCCAGCATCGATGGGGGCAGCCAAAACTTCACCAACCCCCTCCCGAGCGCAGCAGTTGTTTGGTGACGTTGCTCCCAAGTTGGCGGATCTGACCGACAACGTGCTTTATGGCGATGTGTGGGCGCGACCGGGTTTGTCGCCACGTGATCGCAGCCTTGTGACAGTGAGCGCACTGATCGCGATGAATCGGCCTGACCAATTGCGTTCGCACATGACTCTTGCCCGCCAGAACGGACTCTCGCAAGACGAGTTGATTGAAACAGTCACTCACCTGGCCTTCTACGCCGGTTGGCCCAGTGCCGTGTCTGCGGCCACCATGGCCAAGGAAGTGTTTGCCAAACCCTGA
- a CDS encoding pyridoxamine 5'-phosphate oxidase family protein, translating to MDDEIRRKILALLDQHRIMTVATLRPDGWPQATTVGYANEGLILYFLCGLDSQKAKNLARDDRLSLTIDHDTADLMTITGLSMAARAHAVVDQAEAEKILRMLPLKYPEVKPLPMKMPSPDEVRLFRVTPSVISVLDYSKGFGHTDLVIC from the coding sequence ATGGATGACGAAATCAGACGGAAAATCTTGGCACTGTTGGACCAACATCGGATCATGACGGTTGCGACGCTACGACCGGATGGCTGGCCGCAGGCAACGACTGTCGGCTACGCGAACGAGGGCCTGATCCTGTATTTTCTCTGCGGGCTGGACAGTCAGAAGGCAAAGAACCTGGCGCGAGATGATCGGCTCTCGCTGACGATCGATCACGACACGGCGGATTTGATGACGATCACCGGCCTGTCGATGGCAGCACGCGCGCATGCGGTGGTTGATCAGGCCGAAGCGGAGAAAATCTTGCGCATGCTACCGCTGAAATACCCTGAGGTGAAACCTCTGCCGATGAAGATGCCGAGCCCGGACGAAGTCCGCCTGTTCCGCGTAACGCCCTCGGTCATTTCCGTCCTTGATTACTCCAAGGGCTTCGGGCATACGGATCTCGTCATTTGCTGA
- a CDS encoding NAD(P)-dependent alcohol dehydrogenase, giving the protein MTTNVRSYAAHSPTSPLGLFRFDRRSPRDNDVVIEVLYCGVCHSDVHNVRNDWGNANYPMVPGHEIIGRVVDVGAQVTRFKAGDRVGVGCMVDSCRHCAACGKGWEQYCESGATYTYNGEDRIDGTRTQGGYSETIVVTQDFVLKVPDGLDLAGAAPLLCAGITTYSPLRHWKVGAGSKVAVVGLGGLGHMGLKLAKAMGAEVTLFTRSPGKEADARRLGADQVVLSTDEAQMAEVAGRFDLIIDTVPYVHDVNPYMPTLAIGGTLVLVGYLGPLDPMLNSAPLVMNRKAVAGSLIGGIAETQEMLDFCGQHGITSDIEVINIQDINEAYERLLKSDVKYRFVIDMASLKDAA; this is encoded by the coding sequence ATGACCACCAACGTCCGCAGCTACGCTGCCCATTCCCCCACCAGTCCATTGGGCTTGTTCCGCTTCGACCGGCGCAGCCCAAGGGACAACGACGTGGTCATCGAAGTCCTCTACTGCGGGGTCTGCCACTCGGACGTGCACAACGTGCGCAATGACTGGGGCAACGCCAATTACCCGATGGTGCCGGGCCACGAGATCATCGGTCGCGTGGTTGATGTTGGCGCCCAGGTGACGCGCTTCAAGGCCGGCGACCGCGTCGGCGTAGGCTGCATGGTGGATTCGTGCCGCCACTGCGCCGCCTGCGGCAAGGGCTGGGAGCAGTACTGCGAAAGCGGCGCCACCTACACCTACAACGGCGAGGACCGTATTGATGGCACACGCACGCAAGGCGGCTACTCAGAAACAATCGTCGTCACACAAGACTTTGTGTTGAAAGTGCCGGATGGCCTGGACCTGGCTGGCGCCGCGCCGCTCTTGTGTGCCGGCATCACCACCTATTCGCCGCTGCGCCACTGGAAGGTGGGCGCCGGCAGCAAGGTGGCCGTTGTGGGCCTGGGTGGCTTGGGCCACATGGGCCTGAAGCTGGCCAAGGCCATGGGTGCCGAGGTCACACTGTTCACCCGGTCGCCGGGCAAAGAGGCTGACGCGCGCCGACTGGGAGCCGACCAGGTTGTGCTGTCCACCGACGAAGCGCAGATGGCCGAAGTCGCTGGCCGCTTCGACCTGATCATCGACACCGTGCCCTATGTGCACGACGTCAACCCCTATATGCCGACGCTCGCCATCGGCGGCACACTGGTGCTGGTGGGTTACCTCGGTCCGCTGGATCCGATGCTGAACTCCGCTCCTCTGGTGATGAACCGCAAGGCAGTGGCAGGCTCGCTGATTGGTGGCATTGCCGAAACGCAGGAGATGCTGGACTTCTGCGGCCAGCACGGCATCACCTCTGACATTGAAGTGATCAACATCCAGGACATCAACGAGGCCTATGAGCGCCTGCTCAAGAGCGACGTGAAGTACCGCTTTGTGATTGACATGGCGTCGCTGAAGGACGCAGCATGA
- a CDS encoding NAD(P)H-dependent oxidoreductase produces MKILTVYAHPDPKSFCHAVLQQFTKGLEDAGHTNEVVDLYTIGFNPVLTTRDFANWLPDENAPDVVEKVVKERVFAPDAGLLQRIVAWSKFHNKSPLGVMAMLRKMGPADVREQQHKVADAQALVLISPVWFVGFPAILKGWIKRVFTLGFAFSLTSAGWRGDIEGRIGLLKHEKALIINTTIFNEESYQERGLREAMRRLIDDFCFHYPGIQAVEHEFFYAVNMADKDTLQGYLERAYRLGKEFSQ; encoded by the coding sequence ATGAAAATTCTGACCGTTTATGCGCATCCGGATCCCAAGTCGTTTTGTCATGCCGTGCTGCAGCAGTTCACCAAGGGACTGGAGGACGCGGGACACACCAACGAAGTGGTTGATCTCTATACCATCGGATTCAATCCCGTTCTCACGACCCGAGATTTTGCCAACTGGCTTCCCGATGAAAACGCACCGGATGTTGTCGAAAAGGTCGTGAAGGAACGTGTGTTCGCTCCCGATGCAGGACTGCTGCAGCGGATTGTCGCGTGGAGCAAGTTTCACAACAAGAGTCCCCTGGGAGTGATGGCCATGCTGCGAAAAATGGGCCCTGCAGACGTTCGGGAACAGCAGCACAAGGTGGCAGACGCGCAAGCGCTGGTCCTTATTTCCCCCGTTTGGTTTGTCGGATTCCCGGCGATCCTCAAGGGTTGGATTAAGCGGGTATTTACGCTTGGGTTTGCCTTCTCCTTGACGTCAGCCGGCTGGCGAGGTGACATCGAGGGTCGAATCGGTCTCCTCAAGCACGAGAAGGCCTTGATCATCAACACCACGATCTTCAACGAAGAGTCCTATCAGGAACGTGGACTACGCGAAGCCATGCGGCGGCTCATCGACGACTTCTGTTTTCACTACCCCGGAATTCAAGCCGTCGAACATGAGTTTTTTTATGCAGTGAATATGGCGGACAAAGACACCCTGCAAGGGTATTTGGAGCGCGCCTATCGACTGGGTAAGGAATTCTCGCAATAG